The following are encoded together in the Lactuca sativa cultivar Salinas chromosome 1, Lsat_Salinas_v11, whole genome shotgun sequence genome:
- the LOC111916555 gene encoding uncharacterized protein LOC111916555 — protein sequence MEKLEKLGWGIFDPRYTTVVALFGEGADKRLLMDSDEEIAFFILLCCYWLNLASNRIGRAIDNDSEMSGHQHTQELLHGTSTQCHVLMRLSREAYVLLCNHFRRNNWLQSSKHISVEEKIDMFLTTIAHNKRFRIIKRRFKHSTKTVHRCFHEVLNAMMIFAKEVIVPTNSNATVNSSERHRRLKEIFSGAIGICDFDMIFTFVWAGWEGITHDSRVLKEIAFNPTPGFPFPPPDKYYLCDAAYTNTRGFMAPYSNTRYWLSDYRRRRPLTKEEKFNHVHAQLRNVIKRGYGVLKARFPILKRMTPFPFSVQRDIVVACFAVHNFIKKCDIHDELFMAFEENNNHTQGGENDGQNINDMEWGSQGNEYMDSLHDQIANQLG from the exons ATGGAAAAGTTGGAGAAGTTAGGATGGGGAATATTTGACCCAAGATACACTACTGTTGTTGCCCTTTTTGGTGAAGGTGCGGATAAGAG ATTGCTTATGGATTCGGATGAAGAAATTGCATTTTTCATTTTACTATGTTGCTATTGGTTGAATCTAGCATCCAATAGAATTGGAAGGGCAATTGATAACGATTCGGAAATGAGCGGTCATCAACATACACAAGAATTGTTACATGGAACTTCTACACAATGTCATGTCTTGATGCGTCTTTCTCGTGAAGCGTATGTACTTTTATGCAATCATTTTAGACGAAACAATTggttgcaaagtagtaaacatatAAGCGTTGAAGAAAAGATTGATATGTTCTTGACAACTATAGCACATAATAAACGATTCAGGATTATCAAACGAAGATTTAAACACTCTACAAAAACTGTTCATAGATGCTTTCATGAGGTGCTAAATGCAATGATGATTTTTGCAAAAGAAGTTATAGTGCCAACGAATTCAAATGCAACTGTCAATTCATCAGAGAGACATCGTAGGCTAAAAGAAATATTTTCTGGAGCAATAG gaatttgtgattttgatatgatattcacatTCGTATGGGCCGGGTGGGAGGGCATAACACATGATTCGCGAGTTTTGAAAGAAATTGCATTTAACCCGACTCCAGGCTTTCCATTCCCTCCTCCAG ataaatattacctttgcGATGCTGCATACACCAACACTCGTGGATTTATGGCTCCTTACAGCAACACGAGATATTGGTTATCCGATTATCGAAGGCGACGTCCGTTAACTAAGGAAGAAAAATTCAATCATGTACATGCGCAACTCAGAAATGTTATTAAACGTGGATACGGTGTTTTGAAGGCGAGATTCCCAATCCTAAAGCGAATGACTCCTTTTCCATTTTCAGTGCAAAGAGATATAGTCGTCGCTTGTTTTGCAGTCCataatttcataaagaaatgcgATATTCATGATGAGTTATTTATGGCGTTCGAGGAGAACAATAATCACACACAAGGGGGAGAGAATGATGGCCAAAATATAAACGATATGGAATGGGGTTCACAAGGCAATGAATACATGGATAGTTTGCATGATCAGATTGCGAATCAATTGGGCTAA